Proteins from one Kazachstania africana CBS 2517 chromosome 1, complete genome genomic window:
- the LOG1 gene encoding Log1p (similar to Saccharomyces cerevisiae YJL055W; ancestral locus Anc_1.327), producing the protein MSEKSICVYCGSSVGNSTVYSEEASKLGSLFHKLGWKLIYGGGTTGLMGAIAQATMGPNFDGKVHGIIPDALVAKEREAGREDDVNVQEAIEQQINTTVENHKGSTPISTKFGDTTIVPDMHTRKRLMASESDAFVAMPGGYGTFEEIMECITWSQLGIHSKPVVLFNINGFYNSLLLFIRHSIDQGFISNANGDIVQVANTPEEVVEKIEKYVVPAGRFNLNWEDECDSDGH; encoded by the coding sequence ATGTCTGAGAAAAGTATTTGTGTTTACTGTGGTTCTTCTGTAGGTAATAGTACAGTTTATTCAGAAGAAGCCAGCAAGTTAGGTAGTTTGTTCCATAAACTAGGTTGGAAGTTAATTTATGGTGGTGGTACAACCGGTTTAATGGGGGCCATTGCACAAGCCACCATGGGCCCGAATTTTGATGGGAAAGTGCATGGGATAATTCCAGATGCTCTCGTCGCTAAAGAAAGAGAGGCAGGGAGGGAAGATGATGTGAATGTACAAGAGGCCATTGAACAACAGATCAACACTACCGTCGAAAATCATAAGGGTTCCACTCCAATTTCAACTAAATTTGGAGATACAACTATTGTTCCTGATATGCACACAAGAAAGAGGCTGATGGCTAGCGAAAGTGATGCTTTCGTTGCCATGCCGGGGGGCTACGGTACTTTCGAAGAAATCATGGAATGCATAACGTGGTCGCAACTAGGTATCCACAGTAAGCCTGTGGTGCTGTTCAATATTAATGGATTTTACAATTCTTtgcttcttttcatcaGGCATTCCATAGATCAAGGTTTCATCAGCAATGCCAATGGTGATATCGTCCAAGTAGCAAATACCCCAGAAGAAGTGGTCGAAAAGATCGAAAAATACGTTGTCCCAGCTGGCAGATTCAACCTCAACTGGGAGGATGAGTGTGATAGTGACGGACATTAG